A single region of the Candidatus Thermokryptus mobilis genome encodes:
- a CDS encoding BMC domain-containing protein, translated as MAETLDALGMIETKGLVGAIEAADAMCKAAKVTLIGKEVIGGGYVTVMVRGDVGAVKAAVDAGAAAAQRVGELVSVHVIPRPHADVELILPKRPEGK; from the coding sequence ATGGCGGAAACACTTGACGCCCTTGGAATGATTGAAACAAAGGGTTTAGTCGGAGCAATTGAAGCAGCCGATGCGATGTGCAAAGCTGCAAAAGTCACGCTAATTGGAAAAGAAGTAATTGGCGGTGGATATGTGACTGTAATGGTTCGGGGAGATGTCGGAGCGGTAAAAGCAGCAGTTGACGCCGGAGCAGCAGCAGCTCAACGCGTCGGCGAACTCGTCTCAGTCCATGTGATACCAAGACCGCATGCCGATGTTGAACTAATTCTACCGAAGCGACCCGAGGGAAAGTAA
- a CDS encoding BMC domain-containing protein, with translation MIEYALGLIETRGLVAAIEAADAACKAANVKLVGKEYIGGGYVTIKIIGEVAAVKAAVDAGAAAAQRVGELVSVHVIPRPIDDLEMLIYPEKPSEISGGEISVDPAELPEAQSPEELRSQLENLTVMNLRSIARKIEGIGLSGREISKATKEELIERIIKVKFG, from the coding sequence ATGATTGAATATGCACTCGGCTTAATAGAGACAAGAGGACTTGTAGCTGCAATTGAAGCAGCTGACGCAGCCTGTAAAGCTGCTAATGTTAAACTCGTCGGGAAAGAATATATAGGTGGAGGTTATGTGACGATCAAAATAATCGGTGAGGTCGCCGCAGTAAAAGCAGCTGTTGACGCCGGAGCAGCAGCAGCTCAACGCGTCGGCGAACTCGTCTCGGTTCATGTCATCCCAAGACCGATTGATGACCTTGAAATGCTCATCTATCCCGAAAAGCCATCCGAAATCTCAGGTGGTGAAATCTCCGTTGACCCAGCTGAACTTCCCGAGGCGCAATCGCCAGAAGAACTTCGCTCCCAGCTTGAAAATCTAACCGTGATGAATCTACGCTCAATAGCAAGGAAAATTGAAGGAATAGGTCTATCCGGTCGCGAGATCTCAAAAGCAACAAAAGAGGAATTAATTGAAAGAATTATCAAAGTGAAATTCGGTTGA